A stretch of Sulfurimonas xiamenensis DNA encodes these proteins:
- a CDS encoding F0F1 ATP synthase subunit delta, translated as MEELIAKRYIKAIKQGLDIESIQKIASIFSVLAESFNNEKFNQVMNNPDISKKQKADILLLAVKSADSNIVENLIKLLVEHNRINIIPAIAEVMRKDIAITTKNYNGIIYSDSDMDSKVIEDLGNGLGSKFDSNISLKLVKENFNGIKVDVEDLGIEISFSKSRINSQIIEHIAKAI; from the coding sequence ATGGAAGAGTTAATTGCAAAAAGATATATAAAAGCTATTAAGCAAGGTCTTGATATTGAATCGATACAAAAAATAGCTTCTATATTTTCTGTTTTAGCTGAATCTTTTAATAATGAAAAGTTTAATCAAGTTATGAACAATCCTGATATCAGTAAAAAACAAAAAGCTGATATTTTGTTATTGGCCGTAAAATCAGCTGATTCTAATATTGTTGAAAACTTAATTAAACTACTTGTTGAACACAATCGTATTAACATTATTCCTGCAATAGCAGAAGTGATGAGAAAAGATATAGCAATAACAACTAAAAACTATAATGGAATTATATATAGTGATAGTGATATGGATTCAAAAGTTATAGAAGATTTAGGTAACGGTTTAGGCAGTAAATTTGATTCTAATATATCGTTGAAATTGGTAAAAGAAAATTTTAATGGTATAAAAGTAGATGTTGAAGATCTTGGTATAGAGATAAGTTTTTCTAAATCAAGAATTAATAGTCAAATTATAGAACATATTGCAAAAGCAATTTAA
- a CDS encoding FoF1 ATP synthase subunit B', which produces MLDINPILLVATLIVFLTLIAVLNSWLYNPLFAYMKKRDEDIKKDLEKVGSNDDEINELESKAQSIIANAKLEAAALREKVIADAKELADSKLEAKRAELASQYLEFEQELARNREQLESDLKLQIPMFKEAVKAKFSQI; this is translated from the coding sequence ATGTTAGATATAAATCCGATACTACTTGTAGCTACATTAATCGTGTTTCTTACACTTATTGCCGTTCTAAACAGTTGGCTTTACAATCCATTATTCGCTTATATGAAAAAAAGAGATGAGGACATCAAGAAAGACTTGGAAAAAGTAGGTTCTAATGATGATGAAATCAACGAGCTTGAATCAAAAGCGCAATCAATAATTGCAAACGCTAAATTGGAAGCTGCGGCCTTAAGAGAGAAAGTTATTGCGGATGCTAAAGAGTTAGCAGATAGTAAGTTAGAAGCAAAGCGTGCTGAATTAGCTAGTCAGTATTTAGAATTTGAGCAAGAACTTGCTCGAAATCGTGAACAATTGGAAAGTGATCTTAAATTACAAATCCCAATGTTTAAAGAAGCTGTCAAAGCTAAATTTAGTCAAATATAA
- the hypA gene encoding hydrogenase maturation nickel metallochaperone HypA: MHEYSIVQSLLDSCEENAVQNRATKVTKVVIKIGVMSGVEPELLKTAFDTFKEKTLCEEAEFVINIQQIVIKCNKCLNESVLKSIDYCCPKCKDTDIEILDGEDMYLMQLELE; this comes from the coding sequence ATGCATGAATACAGCATAGTGCAATCTCTCTTGGATTCATGTGAAGAGAATGCCGTACAAAACAGAGCTACAAAAGTAACAAAAGTCGTAATAAAAATAGGCGTAATGAGCGGAGTTGAACCTGAACTTTTAAAAACTGCCTTTGACACATTTAAAGAGAAGACGCTCTGTGAAGAGGCGGAGTTTGTTATAAATATCCAGCAAATCGTTATAAAATGCAACAAATGTTTAAATGAGTCAGTTTTAAAAAGTATAGATTATTGTTGTCCTAAATGTAAAGATACGGATATTGAAATTCTTGATGGTGAAGATATGTATCTGATGCAGTTAGAGCTTGAGTAG
- the obgE gene encoding GTPase ObgE — MFTDSVELTVSSGKGGQGCVAFRREKFVVNGGPNGGDGGKGGDIWFKCDNNTHTLSHFQKKMHIKADNGAPGEGSSMTGKSGAKKVIIVPPGTQIIDQDSGEILFDMLEDGQEELFLKGGKGGLGNTHFKSSTNQRPTYAQPGEKGETRRIKLDLKLIADVGLVGFPNVGKSTLISTLSNARPEIANYEFTTLTPKLGQVNIGDFESFIMADIPGIIGGAHEGKGLGIEFLRHIERTEILLFMVDLASYRDLKEQIDTLKAEVSAFSDKLANSKYAIALTRSDAVSPDEITDLVSNFLEIVGVKATKNSDIGFDDSIPYFIQDSADETLGYDRSLPYFVAPISSATQKNIESLKKALFKLVQSKRSEL; from the coding sequence ATGTTTACAGATAGCGTTGAATTAACGGTCTCTTCAGGAAAGGGCGGTCAAGGGTGTGTAGCATTTCGCCGTGAAAAATTTGTTGTAAACGGTGGACCAAACGGCGGAGACGGCGGCAAAGGTGGTGACATCTGGTTTAAATGCGATAACAACACTCATACGCTTTCTCATTTTCAAAAAAAGATGCATATAAAAGCAGATAATGGTGCTCCAGGTGAAGGTTCAAGCATGACGGGAAAATCTGGTGCAAAAAAAGTTATTATAGTACCGCCGGGTACACAGATAATTGATCAGGACAGTGGTGAAATACTGTTTGATATGTTAGAAGATGGGCAAGAAGAGCTGTTTTTAAAAGGTGGAAAAGGCGGGCTTGGAAATACCCACTTTAAGTCATCTACAAATCAAAGACCTACTTATGCGCAACCCGGAGAAAAGGGTGAAACAAGAAGAATTAAACTTGATCTTAAGCTTATTGCCGATGTTGGTTTGGTCGGTTTTCCAAATGTAGGTAAATCAACCCTGATTTCAACACTCTCAAATGCTCGTCCTGAGATTGCAAACTATGAGTTTACTACTCTTACGCCAAAGCTCGGTCAGGTAAATATTGGTGATTTCGAGTCGTTTATAATGGCTGATATTCCAGGAATTATAGGCGGAGCTCATGAGGGCAAAGGTCTTGGAATAGAATTTTTGAGACACATAGAAAGAACGGAGATTCTTCTTTTTATGGTTGACTTGGCATCGTACAGAGATTTAAAAGAGCAGATAGACACCTTAAAGGCTGAAGTATCTGCGTTCTCAGATAAGCTGGCAAATAGTAAATATGCCATTGCATTAACAAGATCAGATGCAGTTTCTCCAGATGAAATAACTGATCTGGTCAGTAATTTTTTAGAAATAGTAGGAGTAAAAGCCACTAAAAACAGTGATATTGGGTTTGACGATTCAATTCCATATTTTATTCAAGATAGTGCAGATGAAACACTTGGATATGATAGATCACTTCCATATTTTGTTGCACCGATATCATCGGCGACACAAAAAAATATTGAATCGCTTAAAAAGGCTTTATTTAAATTAGTTCAATCCAAACGATCCGAGTTATAA
- a CDS encoding ParA family protein, translated as MSEVIVIANQKGGVGKTTTAVNLAASLAVAEKKVLLIDSDPQANATTSLGFHRNDYEFNIYHVLIGTKKLKDIILKSELPTLHLAPSNIGLVGIEKEYYDAQNSKGRELVLKKAIANVLKDYDYIIIDSPPALGPMTINALSASNSVIIPIQCEFFALEGLAQLLNTVKLVRKSINQKLNIKGFLPTMFSVQNNLSKQVFADLKQHFDSKLFKDENGEIIVVPRNVKLAESPSFGKPVILYDVKSSGSISYQNLAQAIMEI; from the coding sequence ATGAGTGAAGTAATTGTAATTGCAAATCAAAAAGGTGGTGTAGGCAAAACGACGACAGCCGTAAACTTAGCTGCATCACTTGCAGTTGCAGAAAAAAAAGTGCTCTTAATAGACTCTGATCCGCAAGCCAATGCTACTACATCTTTGGGATTTCACAGAAATGATTATGAATTTAATATTTATCATGTACTAATCGGAACAAAAAAATTAAAAGATATTATTTTAAAATCTGAACTGCCTACACTTCATTTGGCACCTTCAAATATAGGGTTGGTTGGAATTGAAAAGGAGTATTATGATGCGCAAAACTCTAAAGGGCGTGAACTAGTTTTGAAAAAAGCTATAGCAAATGTCTTAAAAGATTATGACTATATCATTATAGACTCTCCTCCGGCACTTGGACCGATGACCATAAATGCACTCTCTGCTTCCAATTCTGTAATCATTCCTATACAGTGTGAGTTTTTTGCACTTGAAGGTTTGGCGCAGCTTTTAAATACTGTAAAACTAGTAAGAAAATCAATTAATCAAAAGTTAAATATTAAAGGATTTTTACCAACTATGTTTAGTGTTCAAAATAATCTATCCAAACAAGTTTTTGCTGATTTAAAACAACATTTTGACAGCAAACTTTTTAAAGATGAAAATGGAGAAATTATAGTAGTGCCAAGAAATGTAAAATTAGCAGAGTCTCCATCATTTGGGAAACCTGTGATTTTATATGATGTAAAATCAAGCGGTTCTATATCATATCAAAATTTAGCACAAGCGATTATGGAAATATGA
- the fmt gene encoding methionyl-tRNA formyltransferase encodes MKIIFMGTPEYAARILEKIITTKDMEVVAVYTQPDKPVGRKKVLTPSIVKTVALQNNIKVYQPNRLREADVIEELKKIECDYIVVAAYGQILPREILEHAPCINLHASILPQYRGASPIQQALLKGERKTGVTAMLMDEGLDTGDIIKIKEIDIDKNEMAESLFNKLADVACELTVDVLENFNKYTPAKQDNSKSSHCTKITKQDGEVTFEEAKTLFNKYRAFTPWPGVYLSSKLKLKRIEFLENETQNESGKILKIEKDSIIVGCKKGSIRVYNVQPESKKEMDILSYINGKRIGVADTLS; translated from the coding sequence ATGAAAATAATTTTCATGGGAACACCGGAGTATGCCGCTAGGATTTTAGAAAAAATTATAACCACAAAAGATATGGAAGTGGTTGCTGTTTATACACAGCCGGATAAACCTGTAGGAAGAAAAAAAGTTCTTACGCCTTCAATTGTTAAAACTGTAGCACTTCAAAATAACATTAAAGTCTATCAGCCAAATCGATTAAGAGAAGCGGATGTTATTGAAGAGCTTAAAAAAATAGAGTGTGATTACATTGTAGTGGCAGCCTATGGGCAGATATTGCCTCGTGAAATATTAGAACATGCCCCATGCATAAATCTTCATGCCTCGATACTGCCACAATATAGAGGAGCAAGTCCAATCCAGCAAGCTCTCTTAAAGGGAGAAAGAAAAACCGGCGTAACAGCAATGCTTATGGATGAAGGTCTTGATACGGGAGATATCATAAAAATTAAAGAGATTGATATAGATAAAAATGAGATGGCAGAATCACTCTTTAATAAACTTGCTGATGTTGCATGCGAGCTTACTGTTGATGTTTTAGAGAATTTTAATAAATATACCCCGGCTAAACAGGATAATTCTAAATCTTCTCATTGTACAAAAATTACAAAACAAGATGGTGAAGTTACATTTGAAGAAGCAAAAACTCTTTTTAACAAGTATCGCGCATTTACTCCTTGGCCGGGAGTATACCTCTCAAGTAAATTGAAACTAAAAAGGATAGAGTTTTTAGAGAATGAGACTCAAAACGAGAGCGGTAAAATTTTAAAAATTGAAAAAGATTCTATTATTGTAGGATGCAAAAAAGGCAGCATAAGAGTCTATAATGTACAACCAGAATCAAAAAAAGAGATGGACATCCTCTCGTATATAAATGGAAAAAGGATAGGGGTTGCAGATACTCTATCTTGA
- a CDS encoding ParB/RepB/Spo0J family partition protein, producing MKSQKLGRGLGALLGEIDEAYENEVSQKDSIVEIPLKDIRPNPFQPRKHFEESSLYELSESIKSNGLLQPVVVTEDVDGYMLIAGERRLRASKLAKLKSIRAIILNSDEHKMRQFALIENIQRDELNSIELAHAYAELIKLHSITQDELSARIHKSRTHITNTIRLLQLSSKTQKALVEKKISTGHAKVLIGLDEKQQQLIVNSIVGQKLSVRDVESIIKNIKNNNKELNDKIETVSYNFKNIKDKLSELGFKSKSSNKKLIIEFESEDQIKDLLSYFSN from the coding sequence ATGAAGTCACAAAAATTAGGTAGAGGTTTAGGTGCACTGTTAGGTGAAATAGATGAGGCGTATGAGAATGAAGTTTCTCAAAAAGATTCTATTGTAGAGATTCCACTAAAAGATATTAGACCCAATCCATTTCAGCCAAGAAAACATTTTGAAGAGAGTTCATTGTATGAACTTAGCGAATCTATAAAAAGCAACGGGCTGCTTCAACCTGTAGTAGTAACGGAAGATGTTGACGGGTATATGCTTATTGCAGGAGAGAGAAGACTTCGTGCATCAAAGCTTGCAAAATTAAAGTCAATTCGTGCCATTATTTTAAATAGTGATGAGCATAAAATGAGGCAGTTTGCACTTATTGAAAATATTCAAAGAGATGAGTTAAATTCAATAGAATTGGCACATGCTTATGCTGAGCTTATTAAGCTGCACAGTATAACACAAGATGAGCTTTCTGCTAGAATTCATAAAAGCAGAACACATATCACAAATACTATCAGATTGTTGCAACTTTCGTCAAAAACGCAAAAAGCTTTAGTAGAAAAAAAAATTAGTACAGGACATGCTAAAGTTTTAATTGGTCTTGATGAAAAACAGCAGCAGCTAATCGTTAACTCAATTGTTGGACAAAAGTTAAGTGTAAGGGATGTTGAGTCAATTATAAAAAACATTAAAAACAACAACAAAGAGTTGAATGATAAAATAGAAACAGTTTCATATAATTTTAAAAATATTAAAGATAAATTATCAGAACTTGGATTTAAGAGTAAAAGTTCTAATAAAAAATTAATAATAGAGTTTGAAAGCGAAGATCAAATAAAAGATTTGTTGAGTTATTTTTCAAATTAA
- the atpA gene encoding F0F1 ATP synthase subunit alpha, whose translation MVAKIQADEISSIIKERIDNFELSVDINETGKIVSYADGVAQVYGLSNVMAGEMVEFEEGTRGLVMNLEESTVGIVILGAGATLKEGMTVKRLGKLLRVPVGDALLGRVVNALGEPIDGKGPIETTETRFVEEKAPGIMDRKSVHEPLATGIKAIDALVPIGRGQRELIIGDRQTGKTTVALDAIINQKGNGVVCIYVAVGQKESTVAQIIRRLEEHGAMEYTIVVSATASEAAALQFLAPYTGVTMGEYFRDNARHGLIVYDDLSKHAVAYREMSLILRRPPGREAYPGDVFYIHSRLLERAAKVSDERGAGSLTALPIIETQAGDVSAYIPTNVISITDGQIFLETELFNSGIRPAINVGLSVSRVGGAAQIKATKQVAGTLRLDLAQYRELQAFAQFASDLDETSRNQLERGQRMVEVLKQPPFSPLSVEKQVMIIFAGNEGFLDDMDSSNVVRFEAEMYPFIEASYPQIFENIRSSSKVDDDTKALMLKALEEFKASFVVA comes from the coding sequence GTGGTAGCAAAAATTCAAGCTGATGAAATCAGCTCAATAATAAAAGAGCGTATTGACAACTTTGAACTAAGTGTTGATATTAATGAGACGGGTAAAATCGTTTCTTATGCTGATGGTGTTGCGCAGGTTTATGGCCTTAGCAATGTTATGGCTGGAGAGATGGTAGAGTTCGAAGAGGGAACAAGAGGTTTGGTTATGAACCTTGAGGAAAGCACTGTGGGTATCGTTATTCTTGGTGCAGGAGCAACATTGAAAGAGGGCATGACTGTTAAAAGACTGGGCAAACTTCTTCGTGTTCCTGTTGGTGATGCACTTCTTGGGCGTGTTGTAAATGCTCTTGGTGAACCAATCGACGGTAAAGGCCCTATTGAGACAACAGAAACTCGTTTTGTTGAAGAAAAAGCTCCTGGTATTATGGATAGAAAATCTGTTCATGAGCCATTAGCAACTGGTATTAAAGCAATTGATGCACTTGTTCCAATCGGTAGAGGTCAAAGAGAGCTTATTATCGGTGATAGACAAACTGGAAAAACAACAGTTGCGCTTGATGCTATTATCAACCAAAAGGGTAACGGTGTTGTATGTATCTATGTTGCAGTCGGTCAAAAAGAGTCGACTGTTGCACAAATTATTCGTCGTTTGGAAGAGCATGGCGCAATGGAATATACTATTGTTGTTTCTGCTACGGCGTCTGAAGCAGCAGCACTTCAATTTTTAGCTCCATATACCGGTGTTACTATGGGCGAGTATTTCCGTGATAACGCTAGACATGGTCTTATTGTATATGATGACTTAAGTAAACATGCAGTTGCTTATCGTGAAATGTCACTTATTCTTCGTCGTCCTCCGGGCCGTGAAGCATATCCGGGTGATGTTTTTTACATTCACTCTCGTCTTCTTGAGAGAGCTGCAAAAGTTTCTGATGAAAGAGGTGCAGGTTCGTTAACTGCTCTTCCAATTATTGAAACGCAAGCAGGCGATGTTTCAGCATATATTCCGACAAATGTTATCTCTATTACTGATGGTCAAATTTTCCTTGAAACTGAGCTTTTTAACTCAGGTATTCGTCCGGCAATTAATGTTGGTCTTTCAGTTTCTCGTGTTGGTGGTGCCGCTCAGATTAAAGCAACTAAACAAGTTGCAGGTACATTAAGACTTGATCTTGCTCAGTATCGTGAACTTCAAGCTTTTGCACAGTTTGCATCTGATCTTGATGAGACATCTCGTAATCAATTAGAGCGTGGACAAAGAATGGTGGAAGTTTTAAAGCAGCCTCCATTTTCTCCGCTTTCTGTTGAAAAGCAAGTTATGATAATATTTGCAGGGAATGAAGGCTTTTTAGATGATATGGATTCATCTAATGTTGTTCGTTTTGAAGCAGAGATGTATCCATTCATTGAAGCATCTTATCCTCAAATATTTGAGAATATTAGAAGCAGTTCTAAAGTAGATGATGATACTAAAGCACTAATGTTGAAAGCACTTGAAGAGTTCAAAGCTAGCTTCGTAGTAGCGTAA
- a CDS encoding F0F1 ATP synthase subunit B — translation MSRILVFMLMISTFALASSGAEHAETDIVQRTVNFLLFAGLIWYLVAEPVKNYFSSRSQSIADEMKKVQEKLKETDLLKKEALAKISAAEKFAQDLIVSSKKENKIINDSIITQCDADIETIVKQQSILIEFEQRKMVRNVVENTLKEVLSQSDDSFDKEAMANVILKKVA, via the coding sequence GTGAGTAGAATTTTAGTATTTATGCTAATGATATCAACCTTTGCATTAGCATCTAGTGGTGCAGAACATGCAGAAACAGATATTGTTCAAAGAACAGTTAACTTTTTACTATTTGCAGGGCTTATTTGGTATCTTGTTGCCGAACCTGTAAAAAACTATTTTTCTTCAAGAAGTCAGTCTATTGCTGATGAAATGAAAAAAGTACAAGAAAAGTTAAAAGAGACTGATTTATTAAAAAAAGAGGCGCTTGCTAAAATATCAGCAGCTGAAAAATTTGCACAAGATTTGATAGTTAGTTCTAAAAAAGAGAATAAAATTATTAATGATAGTATTATTACTCAATGTGATGCAGATATTGAAACAATTGTTAAACAACAATCTATACTAATTGAATTTGAGCAAAGAAAAATGGTTAGAAATGTTGTTGAGAATACACTTAAAGAAGTATTAAGTCAAAGTGATGATAGTTTTGATAAAGAAGCTATGGCTAATGTTATCTTAAAGAAGGTGGCATAA
- the rplU gene encoding 50S ribosomal protein L21 produces the protein MYAIIKNGGKQYKVQEGDILLFDKMSLEPKASIEIKEVLAVNAGELKVGAPFVEGAVVTAEVINEGRDKKVMTFKKRRRKDSKVKRGFRRDYTRVRITKIAA, from the coding sequence ATGTACGCAATTATCAAAAACGGTGGCAAGCAGTATAAAGTTCAAGAGGGTGATATTTTATTATTTGATAAAATGTCTCTTGAACCTAAAGCTTCTATCGAGATTAAAGAAGTTCTAGCTGTTAACGCAGGTGAACTTAAAGTTGGAGCACCATTCGTAGAGGGTGCTGTTGTAACTGCTGAGGTTATCAATGAAGGTCGTGATAAAAAAGTTATGACTTTTAAGAAGCGTCGTCGTAAAGATTCTAAAGTAAAAAGAGGCTTTAGAAGAGATTATACGCGCGTTCGTATTACAAAAATAGCGGCATAA
- the rpmA gene encoding 50S ribosomal protein L27: protein MAHKKGQGSTQNNRDSAGRRLGVKKYGGEAVIAGNIIIRQRGTKVHPGKNVGMGKDHTIYALVDGVVSFHRKDKKRQQVSIIPAA, encoded by the coding sequence ATGGCACATAAGAAAGGTCAAGGTAGTACACAGAATAATCGTGACTCGGCTGGTAGAAGACTTGGTGTAAAGAAGTATGGTGGAGAAGCTGTAATAGCAGGAAACATTATTATTCGTCAAAGAGGAACTAAAGTTCACCCTGGTAAAAATGTAGGCATGGGTAAAGACCATACTATATATGCATTGGTTGACGGTGTTGTATCATTTCATAGAAAAGATAAAAAACGCCAACAAGTTTCAATTATCCCCGCTGCATAA
- a CDS encoding biotin--[acetyl-CoA-carboxylase] ligase, whose amino-acid sequence MQILYLESVDSTQKYLKELIQNNKISPPYAVVANFQTAGIGSRGNSWSEGRDNLFLSFALSLQDLPKDLKLESASIYFSYILKETLKEFGSKVWLKWPNDFYIKNKKAGGMITNIIKESLVCGVGLNITEAPESFEKLDIKVNREKLIERYFINIKKKSSWKQVFSKYKLEFYRNQNFYTHDKNLRISLEDASLQSDGSVVINGERIYSLR is encoded by the coding sequence TTGCAGATACTCTATCTTGAGAGTGTAGACTCAACGCAAAAATATCTAAAAGAGCTTATTCAAAATAATAAAATTTCTCCTCCTTATGCCGTGGTTGCAAATTTTCAAACAGCAGGAATCGGAAGCAGAGGAAACTCTTGGAGCGAAGGCAGAGATAATCTTTTTTTATCTTTTGCGCTTTCTTTGCAAGATTTGCCAAAAGATCTGAAACTTGAATCTGCATCTATTTATTTTTCTTATATTTTAAAAGAGACTCTTAAAGAGTTTGGTTCAAAAGTTTGGCTTAAGTGGCCCAATGATTTTTACATAAAAAATAAAAAAGCAGGCGGTATGATTACTAATATAATCAAAGAGAGCCTTGTTTGCGGAGTTGGATTAAATATAACAGAGGCGCCTGAAAGTTTTGAAAAATTAGATATAAAAGTTAACAGAGAAAAGTTGATTGAAAGATATTTTATAAACATTAAAAAAAAGAGTTCATGGAAGCAAGTTTTTAGTAAATATAAGTTAGAATTTTATAGAAATCAAAACTTTTATACACATGATAAAAATTTAAGAATTTCTTTAGAAGATGCGTCACTACAGAGTGATGGTTCGGTTGTAATCAATGGTGAAAGGATATATAGTTTAAGATGA
- the proB gene encoding glutamate 5-kinase, whose translation MRRVVVKVGSAVLTQDDSIALARMRELVDFLAELRKNNEVILVSSGAVAAGYTALKLDRGILQNKQALASIGQPILMNKYSKKFATHNILTAQVLVTAANLQRDDEIQRIKDTVNTLLSNSVIPIINENDATSTKELVVGDNDQLSAYITKYTDSDLLIILSDIDAYYDKDPRKFSDAKILKIVNSIDENELEKEASPHGAFATGGILTKLKAANYLLKHGIDMVLTSGYDLSDIKSLMLQNRHLGGTLFTKVK comes from the coding sequence ATGAGAAGAGTAGTTGTAAAAGTAGGAAGTGCTGTTTTAACGCAAGACGATTCCATTGCGCTTGCTAGAATGAGAGAATTAGTAGATTTTTTGGCAGAATTAAGAAAAAACAATGAAGTTATACTGGTTTCATCAGGTGCAGTTGCAGCTGGATATACAGCGTTAAAATTAGATAGAGGCATATTGCAAAATAAACAAGCTCTGGCATCTATTGGACAGCCAATTTTGATGAACAAATATAGTAAAAAATTTGCAACTCACAATATTTTGACAGCACAAGTTTTAGTAACGGCTGCAAATTTGCAAAGAGATGATGAGATACAAAGAATCAAAGATACCGTCAATACGCTTCTCTCAAACAGTGTTATTCCTATTATTAATGAAAATGATGCTACTTCCACAAAAGAGTTAGTCGTTGGAGACAATGATCAGCTCTCCGCATATATTACAAAATATACCGATTCTGATTTACTTATTATTCTTTCAGATATTGATGCTTATTATGATAAAGATCCGAGAAAATTTTCAGATGCAAAAATACTTAAAATTGTAAACAGTATTGATGAGAATGAGTTAGAGAAAGAGGCTAGTCCACATGGAGCTTTTGCAACCGGCGGAATTTTAACAAAGCTTAAAGCTGCTAATTATCTTTTAAAACACGGCATAGATATGGTTTTAACAAGCGGATATGATTTGAGCGATATAAAGAGTCTTATGTTGCAAAACAGGCATTTAGGCGGAACTCTTTTTACTAAGGTCAAGTGA